One window of Caldivirga sp. genomic DNA carries:
- the thyX gene encoding FAD-dependent thymidylate synthase, with product MAYSLIKPSVTLLTTWGSEDITAAMADVIYRGYSIDKALERVRTDQSIVRRRILSFLKDGHSSVFEFMGAQWLIEGSRALTHELIRHRIASYWQESQRYVDYVKGQLRFIIPPDALNLMSNVIDSAAKGYVNLRGSQAPEDARYVLPNAMASRIWVQMNAREFFLNFIPLRTGLGAFHEIRLIAWLMFTTVMDKFPVTSRWIWVNLTKLHPDYCRGVEKLSETYGTSDCRVISIRQAFEKWGLSIPTSLSELMNSGSKEQSRINA from the coding sequence GTGGCTTACTCCTTAATTAAGCCATCCGTGACCCTGCTAACCACCTGGGGTAGTGAGGATATTACTGCAGCTATGGCTGACGTAATATACAGGGGTTACTCAATTGATAAGGCATTGGAGAGAGTTAGGACTGATCAAAGTATTGTTAGAAGGAGGATACTGAGCTTCCTTAAGGATGGGCATTCAAGCGTATTCGAATTCATGGGCGCACAATGGCTTATTGAAGGTAGTAGAGCTTTAACCCACGAGTTAATTAGGCATAGGATAGCCTCCTATTGGCAGGAGAGCCAGAGGTACGTGGATTACGTTAAGGGTCAATTAAGATTCATTATACCACCTGACGCATTAAACCTAATGAGTAACGTAATTGACTCTGCAGCTAAGGGCTACGTTAATTTAAGGGGAAGCCAAGCACCGGAGGATGCTAGGTATGTTTTACCTAATGCCATGGCTAGTAGGATTTGGGTTCAAATGAACGCTAGGGAATTCTTCCTAAACTTCATACCCCTTAGAACAGGGCTTGGGGCATTCCATGAAATTAGGTTAATAGCTTGGTTAATGTTCACTACCGTCATGGATAAGTTCCCGGTGACATCCAGGTGGATTTGGGTTAATTTAACTAAACTCCACCCTGATTACTGCAGGGGTGTTGAAAAGCTTAGTGAAACTTACGGAACCAGTGACTGCAGGGTAATAAGCATTAGGCAAGCCTTCGAGAAGTGGGGATTAAGCATACCCACCAGTCTAAGTGAATTAATGAATAGTGGAAGTAAGGAGCAGAGTAGGATTAATGCTTAA
- a CDS encoding transcriptional regulator — MEETIENTVVDKVATLIAGSIVMADSPGKELKRWREYFNIPQTELAIKLSTTPSVISDYESGRRKSPGSYFIKKFVRALIDIELEKGGSRLQLLIKQLSVGDKYTLAIIDMKDYVNPISLETFLKAINASLVVPPAVRMDIHGYTMVDSIKLLLDVPSYEYLKLYGSTTQRAAIFINTRYGRSPLVAIKAMMAFVDFKPSIVVLHGLDKPDYLGIEVARREKIPLAMSNMDVDEMVRVLRSLG; from the coding sequence GTGGAGGAAACTATTGAAAATACGGTAGTGGATAAAGTCGCTACATTAATAGCGGGTTCAATAGTGATGGCTGATTCACCAGGTAAGGAGCTAAAACGCTGGAGGGAGTACTTTAACATACCTCAGACTGAATTAGCCATAAAATTATCAACCACCCCTAGCGTAATCAGTGATTATGAATCAGGTAGGAGAAAGTCACCTGGGTCATACTTCATTAAGAAATTCGTCAGAGCCTTAATAGATATTGAGCTTGAGAAGGGTGGTTCAAGGCTTCAATTACTTATCAAACAACTATCCGTTGGTGATAAGTACACTTTAGCCATAATTGACATGAAGGATTACGTTAATCCAATAAGTCTTGAAACATTTCTAAAGGCCATAAACGCATCCCTTGTAGTGCCTCCAGCAGTAAGAATGGATATTCACGGATACACCATGGTTGACAGTATTAAATTACTGTTAGATGTGCCATCATACGAGTACCTTAAACTGTATGGTTCAACAACCCAAAGAGCCGCAATATTCATTAATACTAGGTACGGTAGGTCACCTTTAGTAGCTATAAAGGCTATGATGGCTTTCGTTGACTTTAAGCCATCTATAGTAGTGCTTCATGGCTTAGATAAGCCAGATTACTTAGGCATTGAGGTTGCAAGGAGGGAGAAGATACCTTTAGCGATGAGTAACATGGATGTTGATGAGATGGTTAGAGTACTTAGATCACTTGGTTAA
- a CDS encoding 50S ribosomal protein L40e, producing the protein MPISDPEKLRIAVEHRFGYWICRRCGARNPIGAEKCRRCGSKDLRPKRFKH; encoded by the coding sequence ATGCCTATAAGTGACCCTGAGAAGCTTAGGATAGCTGTTGAACACAGGTTTGGTTACTGGATATGCAGGAGATGCGGGGCACGGAACCCTATTGGGGCTGAGAAATGTAGGAGGTGTGGTAGTAAGGATTTAAGACCAAAGAGGTTTAAGCATTAA